A window from Corynebacterium singulare encodes these proteins:
- the argH gene encoding argininosuccinate lyase, with product MHKTNEGALWGGRFSGGPSEAMFALSVSTHFDWVLAPYDVLASKAHAKVLHKAGLLSDVDLDTMLSGLTELGEKVASGEFGPLPTDEDVHGAMERGLIDIVGPEVGGRLRAGRSRNDQVATLFRMWVRDAVRDIALQVTDLVKALSEQAAAHPDAIMPGKTHSQAAQPVLLAHSLLAHAQPQLRNLERLQDLDKRLAVSPYGSGALAGSSLHLDPEAIAEELGFDSSAENSLDGTSSRDFAAETAFVLTQICVDMSRLAEEIVYWCTPEYGYVTLDDAWSTGSSIMPQKKNPDVPELTRGKTGRLIGNLTGLLSTLKAQPLAYNRDLQEDKEPIVDSVAQLNLLLPAMTGLVETLTFHEDRMRELAPRGFTLATDLAEWMVRQGVPFREAHEASGACVQLAESRGVDLVDLSDEDLRGVDKRLLPEVREVLTIDGAVASRATKGGTAGVRVAEQRQRVDELTASFRDWASTPVIPAT from the coding sequence ATGCACAAGACCAACGAGGGTGCCCTGTGGGGCGGCCGCTTCTCCGGCGGCCCCTCTGAGGCGATGTTCGCCCTGTCTGTATCTACTCACTTCGACTGGGTCCTTGCCCCGTACGACGTTCTAGCGTCCAAGGCACACGCCAAGGTCCTTCATAAGGCTGGGCTGCTTTCCGACGTCGACCTCGACACCATGCTTTCTGGCCTCACCGAGCTGGGGGAGAAGGTAGCTTCTGGCGAATTCGGGCCATTGCCCACCGACGAAGACGTCCATGGAGCCATGGAGCGTGGTCTTATTGACATCGTCGGCCCAGAGGTAGGTGGCCGCCTGCGCGCTGGCCGTTCACGTAATGACCAGGTGGCAACGTTGTTCCGTATGTGGGTACGCGATGCCGTTCGCGACATCGCTCTCCAAGTCACCGACCTGGTCAAGGCTTTGTCTGAACAGGCGGCGGCCCACCCGGATGCCATCATGCCGGGCAAGACACACTCCCAGGCAGCCCAGCCAGTGCTTCTCGCGCACTCGTTGTTGGCTCATGCACAGCCGCAGCTGCGCAACCTAGAACGTTTGCAGGATTTGGACAAGCGTCTGGCGGTCTCGCCGTATGGTTCGGGCGCACTTGCTGGTTCATCGTTGCACCTGGATCCGGAGGCCATTGCAGAGGAGCTCGGTTTTGATTCTTCTGCGGAGAATTCCCTCGACGGAACTTCTTCCCGTGACTTCGCTGCTGAGACGGCCTTCGTTCTGACTCAGATCTGCGTTGACATGTCGCGCTTGGCGGAGGAAATCGTCTATTGGTGCACTCCGGAATACGGCTACGTGACCTTGGATGATGCGTGGTCAACCGGCTCCTCAATTATGCCGCAGAAGAAGAACCCGGATGTCCCGGAGCTCACACGTGGCAAGACGGGCCGCCTCATCGGTAACCTCACCGGTCTACTGTCCACCCTGAAGGCCCAACCTTTGGCGTACAACCGTGACCTGCAGGAAGACAAGGAGCCCATCGTGGACTCCGTGGCACAGCTCAACCTCCTGCTGCCGGCTATGACTGGTCTAGTAGAGACATTGACCTTCCACGAGGACCGCATGCGCGAGCTTGCTCCGCGCGGCTTCACCCTGGCTACCGATTTGGCTGAGTGGATGGTCCGTCAGGGAGTACCGTTCCGTGAAGCGCACGAGGCTTCCGGCGCTTGTGTTCAGCTTGCAGAGTCCCGCGGGGTGGACCTCGTGGATCTCTCGGACGAGGATCTGAGGGGCGTCGATAAGCGCCTGCTTCCAGAGGTTCGTGAGGTACTCACCATTGATGGTGCTGTCGCCTCCCGTGCGACCAAAGGCGGCACTGCCGGCGTACGCGTCGCCGAGCAGCGCCAGCGCGTGGACGAACTCACGGCGAGCTTCCGTGACTGGGCCAGTACCCCTGTGATTCCGGCCACGTAG
- the argJ gene encoding bifunctional glutamate N-acetyltransferase/amino-acid acetyltransferase ArgJ, protein MITAPAGFIAGATTAGIKPSGKPDMALVINQGPNFNAAAVFTRNRVVASPVKLSREAVANGQLQAVIYNSGNANACNGVQGDKDAAAMVAAVSERTAIPAADIAACSTGLIGEVLPMDKALAGIDDVAGNLGADKAHGHAAAEAIMTTDTVVKEATFSGNGWSVGAMGKGVGMMAPSLATMLVCLTTDAAASPEALHSALQNASDKTFNTLDVDGSTSTNDTVIIMASGASGIEPSQEELDAAVLEVCSDIADQLQADAEGVTKRVKITVEGTATDEQALNAARTLGRDNLFKCAMFGSDPNWGRVLAAVGMAEAEMDPDNISVYFNEQAVCLGSTGAPGARDVDLSGTDIDVRVDLGTGGPGTAFVRTTDLSHDYVEINSAYSS, encoded by the coding sequence ATGATTACCGCCCCCGCTGGTTTCATTGCTGGAGCAACAACTGCTGGAATTAAGCCCTCCGGCAAGCCTGATATGGCGCTCGTTATCAACCAGGGTCCTAATTTCAATGCTGCGGCCGTGTTTACCCGAAACCGCGTGGTTGCTTCACCCGTTAAGCTTTCCCGTGAGGCGGTGGCGAATGGTCAACTGCAGGCGGTCATCTATAACTCGGGAAATGCTAATGCCTGCAACGGCGTGCAGGGCGATAAGGATGCTGCGGCCATGGTGGCGGCGGTATCCGAACGAACTGCTATCCCGGCGGCTGACATCGCTGCATGTTCGACGGGTCTGATTGGTGAAGTGCTGCCGATGGACAAGGCTCTGGCTGGTATTGACGATGTGGCGGGCAACCTAGGTGCGGATAAGGCACATGGTCACGCAGCCGCGGAGGCCATCATGACGACCGATACGGTGGTCAAGGAAGCAACCTTTTCCGGCAATGGCTGGAGCGTTGGGGCGATGGGCAAGGGCGTGGGCATGATGGCGCCCTCCCTAGCGACGATGCTCGTGTGCCTGACCACCGACGCAGCAGCAAGCCCCGAGGCGCTACACTCCGCGCTGCAGAATGCCAGCGATAAGACCTTTAACACTTTGGACGTTGATGGTTCGACCTCTACCAATGACACCGTGATCATCATGGCATCAGGTGCTTCCGGCATAGAACCCAGCCAAGAAGAACTCGATGCCGCCGTCTTGGAGGTCTGCTCCGATATTGCAGACCAGCTTCAGGCAGACGCCGAAGGTGTAACCAAACGTGTGAAGATCACCGTCGAGGGCACCGCGACCGACGAGCAGGCCTTGAACGCCGCACGAACTCTAGGTCGCGACAACCTCTTCAAATGCGCCATGTTTGGGTCTGATCCCAACTGGGGTCGTGTGCTTGCCGCTGTAGGCATGGCGGAGGCGGAAATGGACCCCGACAATATCTCCGTCTATTTCAATGAGCAGGCCGTGTGCCTCGGTTCCACCGGTGCGCCGGGCGCGCGCGACGTGGACCTGTCCGGTACAGACATTGACGTACGCGTTGATCTCGGCACGGGTGGACCGGGTACGGCCTTTGTACGCACCACTGATCTCTCCCATGACTACGTGGAAATCAATTCCGCGTACAGCTCGTAG
- the argB gene encoding acetylglutamate kinase gives MIQGLSSADRATVLAEALPWLQHYRDKIVVVKYGGNAMVDESLKAAFAADMVFLRTVGAKPVVVHGGGPQINEMLGKLGIEGEFKGGFRVTTPEIMDVVRMVLFGQVGRGLVNLINSHGPYAVGTSGEDAGLFSARKRLVQVDGEPTDIGMVGDIVNVNPEAVMDIIEAGRIPVVSTIAPGHDGEVYNINADVAAGALAEALGAERLVILTNVEGLYTDWPNRDSLVSKIEIDKLKNLLPGLDSGMIPKMESCLMAVEGGVNAAHVIDGRIAHAVLLELLTMGGIGTMVLPNNYNREDYPEGTVFRKDDTQ, from the coding sequence ATGATTCAGGGTTTGTCCAGTGCTGACCGCGCTACCGTGCTGGCGGAGGCGTTGCCATGGCTGCAGCACTACCGTGACAAGATTGTCGTGGTTAAGTATGGCGGTAACGCCATGGTGGATGAGTCACTCAAGGCTGCTTTTGCCGCCGACATGGTGTTTCTCCGTACCGTCGGCGCGAAACCCGTGGTCGTGCATGGCGGCGGCCCACAGATCAATGAGATGCTGGGCAAGCTGGGTATCGAGGGCGAGTTTAAGGGCGGCTTCCGCGTCACGACACCCGAAATTATGGATGTTGTGCGCATGGTGCTTTTTGGCCAGGTAGGCCGCGGCCTAGTCAATCTGATTAACTCCCACGGGCCCTATGCCGTGGGTACTTCCGGCGAGGATGCAGGTTTGTTCAGTGCCCGCAAACGCCTCGTTCAGGTCGACGGAGAGCCCACGGACATCGGCATGGTGGGAGACATTGTCAACGTGAATCCCGAGGCTGTTATGGACATCATTGAGGCCGGACGGATTCCGGTGGTTTCGACAATTGCCCCTGGCCACGATGGCGAAGTGTATAACATCAACGCCGATGTAGCCGCCGGAGCCTTGGCAGAGGCATTAGGCGCTGAGCGCCTTGTCATCCTCACCAATGTGGAGGGCTTGTACACCGACTGGCCTAATCGTGACTCACTGGTGTCCAAGATTGAGATTGACAAGCTGAAAAACCTCCTTCCCGGCCTGGACTCTGGAATGATCCCCAAGATGGAGTCGTGCCTTATGGCCGTCGAGGGTGGGGTAAATGCTGCCCACGTCATTGATGGTCGCATTGCCCACGCCGTGCTGTTGGAACTGCTCACCATGGGAGGCATTGGCACGATGGTGCTGCCCAACAACTACAACCGTGAGGATTACCCAGAGGGAACCGTCTTTAGGAAGGACGATACGCAGTGA
- a CDS encoding acetylornithine transaminase: protein MTLTERWGEVLSNTYGTPPVALVSGHGSTVTDEEGKDYIDLLAGIAVNSLGYAHPAIVEAVNAQVATLGHVSNLFASKPVVDAAGKLLEKVGDKDARVFFSNSGAEANEAAFKLARLTGRRRILAAHHGFHGRTMGSLAMTGQPGKRKDFEPFPGGVEFYTYGDSDYLTTLVEQDPDNTAAIIVEPIQGETGVIPAPEGFLTAIRELCDKHGILMIVDEVQTGVGRTGDFFAFQHEGVLPDVITMAKGLGAGMPIGATIARGQAKDLFTPGSHGTTFGGNPVSCAAASAVLELVDAPFLADVTRKGEWLRREVGNSPFVSSVRGRGLMLGVVLNKAVAKEAVAVGLKHGLILNAPSSEVLRLTPPLVITDDELAQAVGRLHKVLEEVG, encoded by the coding sequence ATTACATTGACCGAACGGTGGGGAGAGGTTCTCAGCAACACATACGGAACCCCGCCAGTGGCTTTAGTGTCCGGTCATGGTTCCACTGTCACGGACGAAGAAGGCAAGGACTACATTGACCTCTTGGCCGGTATCGCGGTGAACTCGTTGGGCTATGCGCATCCAGCGATCGTGGAAGCGGTGAATGCTCAGGTTGCCACGTTGGGGCACGTGTCCAACCTTTTCGCCAGCAAGCCCGTGGTCGACGCCGCCGGAAAGCTACTGGAAAAGGTGGGGGACAAGGATGCGCGCGTGTTCTTCTCTAATTCCGGCGCCGAGGCAAATGAAGCTGCTTTCAAACTTGCGCGTTTGACAGGCCGTCGTCGAATTCTCGCTGCACACCACGGCTTCCATGGTCGAACGATGGGTTCTTTAGCCATGACCGGCCAGCCCGGCAAGCGCAAGGATTTTGAACCTTTCCCTGGTGGCGTGGAGTTTTACACGTACGGGGACAGTGATTATTTGACCACTCTGGTGGAGCAGGACCCTGACAACACGGCCGCCATCATTGTGGAACCGATCCAAGGAGAGACGGGCGTCATCCCCGCGCCCGAGGGATTCCTCACGGCGATTCGTGAGCTCTGCGATAAACATGGAATCCTCATGATCGTTGATGAAGTGCAAACTGGCGTGGGTCGAACCGGGGATTTCTTCGCGTTCCAACACGAGGGTGTACTCCCAGACGTCATCACCATGGCCAAAGGTCTGGGCGCGGGCATGCCCATCGGTGCCACAATTGCACGTGGTCAGGCTAAGGACTTGTTCACTCCCGGTAGCCACGGCACCACCTTCGGAGGCAATCCCGTGTCCTGTGCGGCGGCGTCAGCGGTACTCGAGCTTGTTGACGCCCCCTTCCTCGCCGATGTCACCCGTAAGGGTGAGTGGTTGCGCCGTGAAGTAGGGAACTCCCCGTTCGTGTCATCTGTGCGTGGGCGAGGGCTTATGCTAGGTGTTGTATTAAATAAAGCGGTGGCAAAGGAGGCTGTGGCCGTGGGTCTGAAGCACGGTCTCATCCTTAATGCCCCCAGTAGTGAGGTCCTTCGACTGACCCCGCCGCTGGTAATCACCGATGACGAACTAGCGCAGGCCGTCGGACGCTTGCATAAAGTATTGGAGGAAGTTGGATGA
- a CDS encoding argininosuccinate synthase has product MTARVVLAYSGGLDTSVAIPYLAKMTGGEVIAVSLDLGQGGEDMESVRQRALDCGAVESIVVDAKDEFADEYCLPTIKANGMYMKQYPLVSAISRPLIVKHLVEAAQEHGGTHVSHGCTGKGNDQVRFEVSFRALDPALEIIAPARDYAWTRDKAIAFAEEINLPIEQSAASPFSIDQNVWGRAVETGFLEDLWNPPTKDLYAYTEQPDLGNAPDEVTITFDKGVPTAIDGKPVTVLQAIEELNRRAGAQGIGRLDMVEDRLVGIKSREVYEAPGAMLLIKAHEALEDVTVERELARYKRLTDARWSEEVYDGLWFSPLKRSLDAFTESTQENVTGDIRMVLHAGTATVNGRRSGQSLYSFDLATYDTGDTFDQTAAKGFVQLHGLSTQISNQRDRDGGFPTGK; this is encoded by the coding sequence ATGACTGCACGTGTTGTGCTTGCATACTCCGGCGGACTGGACACGTCCGTCGCCATTCCTTACCTGGCCAAGATGACCGGCGGTGAAGTTATTGCCGTGTCCCTCGACTTGGGTCAGGGCGGCGAGGACATGGAGTCTGTGCGTCAGCGCGCTTTGGACTGCGGTGCCGTCGAGTCCATCGTAGTGGACGCCAAGGACGAGTTCGCTGACGAGTACTGCCTGCCCACCATCAAGGCTAACGGCATGTACATGAAGCAGTACCCCCTGGTTTCTGCCATTTCCCGCCCGCTCATTGTCAAGCACCTCGTTGAGGCTGCCCAAGAGCACGGCGGTACCCACGTGTCCCACGGTTGCACCGGCAAGGGTAATGACCAGGTTCGCTTCGAGGTATCCTTCCGCGCCCTCGACCCAGCCCTTGAGATCATCGCACCGGCACGTGACTACGCGTGGACTCGTGACAAGGCCATCGCCTTCGCCGAGGAAATTAACCTACCGATTGAGCAGTCCGCAGCATCGCCGTTCTCCATCGACCAGAACGTGTGGGGCCGCGCCGTTGAGACTGGCTTCCTCGAGGATCTGTGGAACCCGCCGACAAAGGATCTCTACGCCTACACCGAGCAGCCGGACCTGGGCAATGCCCCGGATGAGGTCACCATCACCTTCGATAAAGGTGTGCCGACCGCCATCGATGGCAAGCCGGTGACGGTGCTCCAGGCCATTGAGGAGCTCAACCGCCGCGCTGGCGCTCAGGGCATTGGCCGCCTTGACATGGTGGAGGACCGCCTCGTTGGCATTAAGTCTCGTGAGGTCTACGAGGCGCCAGGTGCCATGCTCCTCATCAAGGCGCATGAGGCGCTTGAGGATGTCACCGTCGAACGCGAGCTGGCCCGCTACAAGCGCCTGACCGATGCTCGCTGGTCCGAGGAGGTCTACGACGGCCTCTGGTTCTCCCCGCTGAAGCGCTCTCTCGATGCCTTTACCGAGTCCACCCAGGAGAACGTCACGGGCGATATCCGCATGGTCCTCCACGCTGGCACCGCGACTGTTAATGGCCGCCGTTCCGGCCAGTCTCTGTACTCCTTCGACCTGGCTACCTACGACACCGGCGATACCTTCGACCAGACCGCTGCCAAGGGCTTTGTCCAGCTGCACGGCCTGTCCACCCAGATCTCCAACCAGCGTGACCGCGACGGCGGTTTCCCCACCGGTAAGTAA
- a CDS encoding arginine repressor, producing the protein MTTTPTTRNARQAKILEILDRTRVTSQVQLSELLLDEGIDITQATLSRDLDELGAKKVKRDGGRSFYVVGGELEQFEDQLNGPREKLRRMLDELVVSHDYSGNIAMLRTPAGAAQYLASFIDRVGLPDVVGCIAGDDTIFILAREDIGGRELAEKLTNRSI; encoded by the coding sequence ATGACGACGACTCCTACAACTCGCAACGCGCGCCAGGCCAAGATCCTGGAGATTCTTGATCGAACCCGAGTGACCAGTCAGGTGCAGCTCTCAGAGCTGCTTCTCGACGAAGGAATCGACATCACCCAGGCCACCCTCTCGCGCGACCTCGATGAACTTGGTGCCAAGAAGGTTAAGCGTGATGGAGGCCGGTCCTTTTATGTCGTGGGAGGTGAACTGGAGCAGTTCGAGGACCAGCTCAATGGACCTCGTGAAAAGCTGCGCCGCATGCTGGACGAGCTCGTGGTATCCCATGATTACTCGGGAAATATCGCTATGCTCCGTACTCCGGCGGGTGCCGCGCAGTATCTTGCGTCCTTCATCGATCGCGTTGGACTGCCTGATGTGGTGGGCTGTATCGCCGGTGACGACACTATCTTCATTCTGGCGCGCGAGGACATTGGTGGCCGCGAGCTGGCGGAGAAACTCACCAACCGCAGCATTTAA
- a CDS encoding vWA domain-containing protein gives MFRSVKVLLAMMSAMVLSACSLEGLLDDTDTPDSGTSFSGGLNIVAATELKPLAPVLDDASRALGFDITMTTEDGTLANSHTLKQGGFDGTYDATWFATNRFARIIGADGKLGKEYSVARSPVVLGVQSSVATEKGWTTKQPTWQEIADSGITFGMTDPTTSNSGFSALSAATTAFADTGRALSEADIRQATGKVQKLFAHQTLTSGSSGWLADRFREHPEQADAIFNYESVLYQLKDEGADLEVVIPSDGVISADYPLSALSSSQDTEAEGKVQALAEWLGEHPEKLKDYHLRVDDTDLPGTVFELPYPANEKTVEALGDAFAHELRNPGNTALVLDTSGSMEGQRIDLLKNSLLPLIDGTADGSADGEGQVAFRNREQIKLIPYSSEPQQPTRARVDKDNPATTKELADRVERLVADGDTATFEAVLSAFNEVDTNSGDIGTVVLMTDGEVTRGRTFAQFKEAYEQLPPEKKEIPVFVILYGEANIQEMQELAALTGGKTFDALNGDLAAAFEEIRAYQ, from the coding sequence ATGTTTCGCTCTGTGAAAGTGCTGCTTGCCATGATGAGCGCCATGGTGTTGTCAGCATGCTCCTTGGAGGGTCTGCTGGATGACACGGATACTCCTGACTCCGGTACGTCCTTCAGTGGCGGCCTCAACATCGTGGCAGCAACGGAGCTGAAGCCTTTGGCGCCGGTGCTTGATGACGCCTCCCGGGCCCTCGGCTTTGATATCACGATGACTACCGAGGACGGCACCCTAGCGAATTCTCATACCCTCAAGCAGGGCGGATTCGACGGCACCTACGATGCCACGTGGTTTGCTACCAACCGCTTTGCACGCATTATTGGTGCCGACGGAAAGCTGGGCAAAGAATATAGTGTGGCACGCTCCCCAGTGGTGCTCGGAGTGCAGTCCTCCGTCGCGACCGAGAAGGGCTGGACCACGAAGCAGCCGACGTGGCAGGAGATAGCAGACTCCGGGATTACGTTTGGTATGACTGATCCAACGACGTCGAATTCGGGTTTCTCCGCCCTGTCTGCGGCGACGACGGCGTTTGCTGACACTGGCCGAGCGCTTTCTGAGGCAGACATCCGTCAGGCCACAGGCAAGGTTCAGAAGCTCTTTGCCCACCAAACCTTGACGTCGGGTTCCTCGGGCTGGCTGGCAGATCGGTTCCGAGAGCACCCAGAGCAGGCTGATGCGATTTTCAATTATGAGTCGGTGCTGTACCAACTTAAGGACGAAGGAGCCGACCTCGAGGTTGTCATCCCTTCCGATGGTGTCATTTCTGCGGATTACCCGCTGTCAGCGCTGTCTAGCTCGCAAGACACGGAGGCCGAAGGAAAAGTTCAGGCTCTAGCTGAATGGTTGGGTGAGCACCCAGAGAAACTTAAGGACTACCACCTGCGAGTTGACGACACTGACTTGCCGGGCACTGTCTTTGAGCTGCCGTACCCGGCCAATGAAAAGACGGTGGAGGCCCTAGGGGATGCCTTCGCTCACGAGCTTCGTAATCCGGGCAATACGGCCTTGGTCCTTGACACCTCTGGGTCGATGGAAGGGCAGCGCATCGACCTTCTCAAGAACAGTTTGCTCCCGTTGATTGACGGAACTGCTGATGGCTCCGCCGACGGCGAAGGCCAGGTCGCCTTCCGTAACCGCGAGCAAATTAAACTCATCCCGTACTCCTCCGAGCCCCAACAGCCAACCCGTGCCCGGGTTGACAAGGACAACCCCGCAACGACGAAGGAGCTAGCGGATCGAGTGGAGCGTCTCGTTGCCGACGGCGACACCGCCACCTTCGAAGCAGTCCTCTCCGCCTTTAACGAGGTAGACACCAACAGCGGAGATATAGGCACTGTGGTTCTCATGACTGATGGTGAAGTGACTCGCGGACGCACGTTCGCGCAGTTCAAGGAAGCATATGAGCAGCTCCCTCCGGAGAAGAAGGAGATTCCCGTCTTCGTCATCTTGTATGGTGAAGCCAACATCCAGGAGATGCAGGAACTGGCAGCACTCACCGGCGGCAAGACCTTTGACGCACTGAACGGTGACCTCGCTGCGGCATTCGAAGAAATCCGTGCCTACCAGTAA
- the argF gene encoding ornithine carbamoyltransferase, with protein MSPRHFLADDDLTPQEQAEVLDLALKLKKDPFSERPLEGPKSVAVLFDKTSTRTRFSFEAGIAHLGGHAIVTETKSTQMGKGETYQDTAAVLSRFVEAIVWRTYAHQNLLEMAETATVPIINALSDDLHPCQILADLVTCRENFGELAGRKAVYVGDGNNNMANSYMLGFATAGMEMVIIAPEGFQPEKEFVDRARERGTVTVTDSLEALAGADVVITDTWVSMGQEDDGKDRRTPFLPYQVNSELMARAKDDAIFLHCLPAYRGNEVTAEVIDGPQSRVFDEAENRLHAQKALLVWLLVHQEER; from the coding sequence ATGAGTCCTCGCCATTTCTTGGCAGATGATGACCTCACGCCGCAGGAGCAAGCCGAGGTTCTTGACCTCGCCCTGAAGCTCAAGAAGGACCCGTTCTCCGAGCGTCCCTTGGAGGGACCGAAGTCGGTGGCGGTACTTTTTGACAAGACCTCGACGCGCACACGTTTTTCCTTTGAAGCGGGCATTGCCCACCTCGGCGGCCACGCTATCGTGACTGAAACCAAGTCCACCCAGATGGGCAAAGGCGAGACGTACCAGGACACTGCAGCCGTGCTTTCACGCTTTGTTGAGGCCATTGTGTGGCGCACCTACGCCCATCAGAATTTGCTCGAGATGGCTGAAACGGCCACTGTGCCCATCATCAACGCGCTCTCCGATGATCTCCACCCATGCCAAATTCTGGCGGATCTCGTGACGTGCCGCGAAAACTTCGGCGAGCTGGCTGGCCGAAAGGCTGTGTATGTGGGCGATGGCAATAACAATATGGCCAACTCCTACATGCTGGGTTTCGCCACCGCAGGCATGGAGATGGTGATCATCGCGCCCGAAGGTTTCCAACCCGAGAAGGAGTTCGTAGACCGAGCGCGCGAGCGCGGTACGGTGACGGTGACCGATTCCCTCGAGGCGCTCGCAGGTGCGGACGTCGTCATCACTGATACCTGGGTATCGATGGGGCAGGAGGATGATGGCAAAGATCGCCGTACTCCCTTCCTTCCGTACCAAGTCAACAGTGAGTTGATGGCCCGTGCAAAGGACGACGCTATCTTTTTGCACTGCTTGCCGGCATACCGCGGTAATGAGGTGACCGCTGAGGTCATTGACGGCCCGCAGTCCCGTGTCTTCGACGAGGCGGAAAACCGCCTCCACGCGCAGAAGGCACTGCTGGTGTGGCTTCTGGTTCACCAGGAGGAGCGCTAA
- a CDS encoding Trm112 family protein translates to MSLDPKLLDILVCPQDKGPLKYLAEEQVLVNERLGVAYPIENDIPVMLVDHTIPWPPEK, encoded by the coding sequence ATGAGTCTCGATCCGAAGCTGCTTGACATCCTGGTGTGTCCGCAGGATAAAGGTCCGTTGAAATATTTGGCTGAGGAGCAAGTCTTGGTCAACGAACGCCTAGGCGTGGCCTATCCCATTGAGAACGACATCCCTGTCATGTTGGTCGACCACACGATCCCGTGGCCGCCCGAAAAATAG